The Leadbettera azotonutricia ZAS-9 genome has a window encoding:
- a CDS encoding sulfite exporter TauE/SafE family protein, protein MTTRTIAIGGMTCVNCQSRIEKQLKNNPGVESASASFAAGNATVIYDPEIIAFDTIKEGIEKLGYKVLEEGKAANSPAQIAGFLALILILYMLIRHLGVDSLSSAFPLAGAGMGLGMIFVIGLLTSVHCAAMCGGINLSQSLGVRTAMPLLPGLLYNAGRVISYTAVGTIAGALGQVVTVGGHFRGVVQLAAGVFMVIMGLNMLGLFPFLRKLKLHLPKFFGDKIDSEKAAGRSPFIVGLLNGLMPCGPLQAMQLYALSSGSPLRGGLSMLVFSLGTVPLMFGIGALSSLLGRKYTAPVLKAGAVLVTVLGLAMFTNGWTLAALPVAGSSIGVKSSSTAGSNSFEPTIVDGFQIVNSTLRSGAYPPITVQQGIPVRWTINAPQGSITGCNNQMYIREYDINWRFKSGENVIEFVPKKAGRFSYSCWMGMIRSSITVVEAGASAGAADIPGTTAQPAAPVPAGVNISAERIAVAEIQEEGWQKVGIKLTDEGFEPSVLVVQIGLPVLWIIDNDSLDPGNGSLLFPAFRARLEASQGENGIQFVPEGDFEFSTGDNIFYGFVKAVDDINRIDNEGIKQELAEFETLIYPDGYFEEAD, encoded by the coding sequence ATGACAACCAGGACAATAGCTATCGGCGGTATGACCTGCGTCAACTGCCAGAGCCGCATTGAAAAACAGCTCAAAAACAACCCCGGTGTGGAAAGCGCTTCAGCCAGCTTTGCCGCAGGAAACGCCACAGTGATCTATGATCCTGAAATTATCGCTTTTGACACGATAAAGGAAGGGATAGAAAAGCTGGGCTACAAGGTTCTTGAAGAGGGCAAGGCTGCAAATAGCCCTGCCCAAATTGCAGGTTTTTTGGCCCTCATTTTGATACTCTACATGCTCATCCGGCATCTTGGGGTAGACAGCTTAAGCTCTGCCTTCCCCCTGGCTGGGGCTGGCATGGGCCTGGGCATGATCTTCGTTATTGGCCTCCTCACTTCGGTTCACTGCGCAGCCATGTGCGGGGGCATCAACCTTTCCCAAAGCCTTGGCGTCAGGACGGCCATGCCCCTTCTGCCCGGGCTGCTTTACAATGCCGGGCGCGTCATCTCCTACACGGCTGTGGGAACGATAGCCGGCGCCCTGGGCCAGGTTGTTACTGTGGGCGGCCATTTCCGGGGCGTGGTGCAGCTTGCGGCAGGGGTGTTCATGGTGATCATGGGCCTTAATATGCTGGGGCTCTTTCCTTTTTTAAGAAAGCTAAAACTTCATTTGCCCAAATTCTTTGGGGATAAAATTGATAGCGAAAAGGCGGCGGGCAGAAGCCCCTTTATCGTGGGCCTCCTCAACGGGCTTATGCCCTGCGGGCCTCTTCAGGCCATGCAGCTTTACGCTTTATCCTCGGGCAGCCCCCTGAGGGGCGGGCTTTCCATGCTCGTCTTTAGCCTGGGGACTGTGCCGTTGATGTTCGGCATTGGGGCTTTAAGTTCCCTGCTTGGCAGAAAATACACGGCCCCGGTGCTGAAGGCAGGAGCAGTGCTCGTAACCGTATTGGGGCTCGCCATGTTTACCAATGGCTGGACTCTTGCGGCCCTGCCGGTGGCAGGAAGCAGTATTGGTGTTAAAAGCAGCAGCACTGCCGGCAGCAACAGCTTTGAACCGACTATAGTGGATGGCTTCCAGATAGTGAATTCCACACTCCGCTCCGGCGCATATCCGCCTATAACAGTCCAGCAGGGCATACCGGTAAGATGGACTATCAATGCCCCCCAGGGCAGCATTACCGGGTGCAACAACCAGATGTACATAAGGGAATACGATATCAACTGGCGTTTTAAATCCGGAGAGAATGTGATAGAATTCGTACCGAAAAAGGCAGGGCGTTTTTCTTATTCCTGCTGGATGGGCATGATACGCAGTTCCATTACCGTAGTGGAGGCCGGGGCTTCAGCGGGGGCTGCGGACATTCCCGGCACAACAGCGCAGCCTGCGGCCCCGGTCCCCGCAGGGGTGAATATTTCCGCAGAGAGAATCGCCGTCGCGGAAATACAGGAAGAAGGCTGGCAGAAGGTAGGCATTAAACTTACAGACGAGGGCTTTGAGCCTTCGGTTCTGGTGGTGCAGATCGGCCTTCCAGTGCTCTGGATAATTGATAACGATTCCCTTGATCCCGGCAACGGCAGCCTTTTGTTCCCCGCCTTCCGTGCGCGCCTTGAGGCAAGCCAGGGGGAGAATGGGATACAATTTGTCCCGGAAGGGGATTTTGAATTTTCCACAGGGGATAATATTTTTTACGGTTTTGTAAAAGCCGTTGATGATATTAACCGCATTGATAACGAGGGGATAAAACAGGAACTCGCAGAGTTTGAAACGCTGATTTACCCCGATGGCTATTTTGAGGAAGCCGATTAA
- a CDS encoding OmpA family protein → MKKLLPILALLLVTGFVLSCATPPPPAPPPTIFEEAPPPPPPPPPPPPPPVKDTTGPVLSMSLAPEYFSPDGDGVDDVLTVTLKATDESAIVGWKIEIHEPEPPYLLFSEWGGEGNPPANLKWDGRSNKGELVQSASDYPFTFSATDFEGNSSQIEGVIGVDILVIRVGDTLKVQVPSIVFGSNSGGFDGLSPDIIAANDYILKRIAVVLNKFSTYKITVEGHANPLATTAAAKQREETTELQPLSQARAKAVVDYLVRLGVKQDRLSAIGMGGTKPVVSYADDKGQPNRDNWWKNRRVEFILVK, encoded by the coding sequence ATGAAGAAATTATTGCCGATTCTGGCACTTTTGCTGGTCACAGGATTTGTCCTTTCCTGTGCCACCCCGCCCCCGCCCGCGCCCCCGCCCACGATATTTGAGGAAGCGCCCCCGCCGCCTCCCCCCCCGCCGCCTCCCCCGCCCCCGCCAGTGAAGGATACCACAGGCCCGGTTTTGAGCATGAGCCTGGCGCCCGAGTATTTCAGCCCCGATGGCGATGGGGTGGACGATGTGCTGACGGTAACACTCAAGGCTACAGACGAATCGGCCATCGTTGGCTGGAAGATCGAAATCCATGAACCCGAGCCGCCCTATCTTCTCTTTTCCGAATGGGGCGGAGAAGGCAACCCCCCCGCCAACCTCAAATGGGATGGGCGCAGTAACAAGGGCGAACTGGTCCAGTCGGCTTCTGATTATCCCTTTACCTTCAGTGCCACCGATTTTGAAGGGAACTCGTCCCAGATTGAAGGCGTGATTGGAGTGGATATACTGGTCATCCGGGTAGGCGACACCCTCAAGGTGCAGGTGCCTTCCATCGTGTTCGGTTCCAATTCGGGCGGTTTCGACGGCCTGAGCCCGGATATTATCGCTGCCAACGACTATATCCTCAAGCGCATTGCCGTGGTGCTCAACAAGTTCAGCACCTACAAGATAACGGTCGAGGGCCATGCAAACCCCCTGGCAACAACCGCGGCGGCAAAGCAGCGGGAAGAAACTACCGAACTCCAGCCCCTAAGCCAGGCCCGCGCCAAAGCGGTAGTGGATTATTTGGTAAGGCTGGGGGTCAAACAGGACAGGCTTTCCGCTATCGGCATGGGCGGGACCAAGCCTGTAGTGTCTTACGCGGACGACAAGGGGCAGCCCAATCGCGACAACTGGTGGAAGAACCGCCGTGTCGAATTCATCCTGGTAAAGTAA
- a CDS encoding heavy metal translocating P-type ATPase — MESQTVTIPVGGMTCAACSSRVEKAIRKLAGIENANVNLATEKATVVYDPDALRVSAIKDAIVKAGYKALDLSSAGAVDADKLRKQRDIRILWTKFIVAISLAIPLLYIAMAPMITWVHLPFPRALDPMNFPLVYALTELLMTIPIVAAGYRFYTVGFKALVQRSPNMDSLIALGTTAAILYSLYNVWQIALGHFMAVESLYFESAGVIIALILLGKSLEAVSKGRTSEAIKKLMGLAPKTAIIIQNGVEKEIAIDEVLPGDIIVVKPGAKIPVDGTVVEGHTSIDESMLTGESMPVDKAAGSEVYAATINTTGLIRFKATKVGGETALAQIIKLVEDAQGSKAPIAQLADIVSGYFVPIVCLVAILAGGAWFLAASVNPALLPAGYFPLKFALTIFISVLVIACPCALGLATPTAIMVGTGKGAENGILIKGGEALETAHKINTIVFDKTGTITEGKPKVTDVIPVGIEADYLLRIIASAEKGSEHPLGQAIVNGAGEKGLELFAVEHFESLTGRGIEALINGAKTLVGNRKLMDERGISLAELEEASDLLAEEGKTPMYAALDGKLAGIIAVADVVKPSSKSAIESLHRMGIEVAMITGDNKKTASAIAKQVGIDKVLSEVLPQDKSNEVKKLQDEGRKVAMVGDGINDAPALAQADIGIAIGSGTDVAMESADIVLMRSDLMDVPTAINLSKRTIRNIKQNLFWAFGYNVVGIPIAAGLLHIFGGPLLNPIFAAAAMSMSSVSVLTNALRLKRFKPGQQEKKPFFPPGMVKGSCC, encoded by the coding sequence ATGGAAAGCCAGACTGTCACTATCCCTGTAGGCGGCATGACCTGCGCTGCCTGTTCATCCAGGGTCGAAAAAGCCATACGCAAGCTGGCAGGCATTGAGAACGCGAACGTAAACCTCGCCACCGAGAAGGCCACAGTTGTCTATGACCCTGATGCCCTGCGGGTCTCCGCCATTAAGGATGCCATTGTCAAAGCAGGCTACAAAGCCCTTGATTTGTCCAGTGCCGGGGCAGTGGATGCGGACAAGCTCCGCAAGCAGCGGGATATCAGGATACTCTGGACCAAATTCATTGTCGCCATAAGCCTTGCAATCCCGCTTTTGTATATTGCCATGGCCCCCATGATCACTTGGGTACATTTGCCTTTCCCCAGGGCCCTGGACCCGATGAATTTCCCCCTGGTGTACGCTCTTACCGAACTCCTCATGACAATCCCCATAGTCGCGGCAGGTTACCGCTTTTATACAGTCGGCTTCAAAGCCCTGGTACAGCGGAGCCCCAATATGGATTCCCTGATTGCCCTGGGAACCACTGCGGCGATTTTGTACAGCCTTTACAATGTCTGGCAAATAGCCTTAGGCCATTTTATGGCAGTCGAATCCCTTTACTTTGAATCAGCCGGGGTGATTATCGCATTGATACTGCTGGGGAAATCCCTGGAAGCTGTATCCAAAGGCAGGACCAGCGAGGCCATAAAAAAGCTGATGGGCCTGGCGCCAAAAACCGCTATTATTATCCAGAATGGAGTAGAAAAGGAAATAGCCATTGACGAGGTTTTGCCCGGCGATATTATCGTGGTAAAGCCGGGGGCAAAAATCCCTGTGGATGGTACAGTGGTGGAAGGCCACACGTCCATTGACGAATCCATGCTTACCGGGGAGAGCATGCCGGTGGATAAAGCCGCCGGGTCTGAAGTCTATGCGGCTACGATAAACACTACGGGCCTTATCCGTTTCAAGGCAACCAAGGTCGGCGGAGAAACCGCCCTGGCGCAGATCATCAAACTGGTAGAGGATGCCCAGGGTTCAAAGGCTCCCATTGCCCAGCTGGCGGATATTGTGTCCGGGTATTTTGTCCCCATTGTCTGCCTGGTTGCGATACTCGCAGGGGGCGCGTGGTTTTTGGCCGCATCGGTTAACCCTGCGCTGCTCCCTGCAGGATATTTCCCCCTGAAATTTGCCCTTACCATTTTCATATCCGTTTTGGTGATCGCCTGCCCCTGCGCTCTTGGCCTTGCGACCCCCACTGCAATTATGGTAGGAACCGGCAAGGGCGCCGAGAATGGCATTCTTATCAAAGGCGGGGAAGCCCTGGAAACAGCCCACAAGATTAACACCATTGTGTTTGACAAGACCGGGACCATTACCGAAGGGAAGCCCAAAGTTACTGACGTAATTCCGGTTGGAATTGAAGCGGACTATCTGCTGCGTATCATCGCCTCTGCGGAGAAGGGCTCGGAGCATCCCCTGGGGCAGGCTATAGTCAACGGCGCTGGGGAAAAGGGGCTGGAGCTTTTCGCAGTGGAACATTTTGAATCCCTTACGGGCCGAGGGATCGAGGCGCTAATCAACGGAGCAAAAACTCTGGTAGGGAATAGAAAGCTTATGGATGAACGGGGCATATCCCTTGCGGAATTGGAAGAAGCCTCCGACCTTTTGGCAGAGGAAGGGAAAACCCCCATGTATGCCGCGCTTGACGGGAAACTCGCGGGGATTATCGCTGTTGCCGATGTGGTAAAGCCTTCCAGCAAGTCGGCCATTGAGAGCCTTCACCGTATGGGCATAGAAGTTGCCATGATTACTGGGGACAATAAAAAGACCGCCAGCGCCATTGCCAAACAAGTCGGCATTGACAAGGTGCTTTCCGAAGTGCTGCCCCAGGACAAGTCCAATGAGGTGAAGAAACTGCAGGACGAAGGCAGAAAGGTGGCTATGGTGGGGGATGGCATCAATGACGCCCCCGCCCTTGCCCAGGCGGATATTGGCATCGCCATAGGTTCCGGCACGGATGTGGCCATGGAATCGGCGGATATTGTGCTGATGCGCTCCGATTTGATGGATGTCCCTACGGCTATCAATTTGAGCAAAAGGACGATCCGCAATATCAAGCAGAATTTGTTTTGGGCCTTTGGCTATAATGTTGTGGGCATTCCCATTGCGGCGGGGCTGCTCCATATCTTCGGCGGCCCTTTGCTGAATCCGATCTTTGCCGCTGCAGCCATGAGCATGAGTTCCGTGTCGGTGCTGACCAATGCGCTTAGGCTTAAACGTTTTAAGCCAGGGCAGCAGGAAAAAAAGCCCTTCTTTCCTCCCGGGATGGTCAAAGGGAGCTGCTGTTAA
- a CDS encoding DUF1848 domain-containing protein: MIISASRRTDIPAFFGDWFMNRLAGKKVLARNPMNPNSITEIPLEPDLIECIVFWSKNPEKFFKHLPIIDKLGYRYYFQFTLNAYDSTIEKNIDKRNILGNFIELSEYLGKEKIIWRYDPILVNDKFTIKYHIENFESLCKKLYRHTEKCVISFIDTYSFLNENFRQNNIHELPNDEMDNLADKFATISKKYNLQLSACCEKINLDKYGISHNKCIDDDLIERLFNVNVKSKKDPSQRKECGCCVSRDIGAYNTCLHDCIYCYAKRGIELLHHDPHSPLLCDIVNGTEKINQLELNPVEKIRHEVYPVRT; the protein is encoded by the coding sequence ATGATAATCAGCGCCAGCAGAAGAACCGATATACCGGCTTTTTTCGGGGATTGGTTTATGAACCGCCTTGCTGGAAAAAAAGTGCTGGCAAGAAACCCCATGAACCCAAACAGCATTACAGAAATACCACTTGAGCCGGATTTAATAGAATGCATTGTTTTTTGGTCAAAAAACCCGGAAAAATTTTTTAAACATCTTCCCATAATTGATAAATTGGGGTATCGATATTATTTTCAATTCACTCTTAATGCCTATGATTCGACTATAGAAAAAAACATCGATAAAAGAAATATCCTCGGGAACTTCATTGAACTTTCGGAATATCTGGGCAAAGAAAAAATAATTTGGAGATATGATCCTATTTTGGTAAATGATAAATTTACCATAAAATATCATATTGAAAATTTTGAATCTTTATGCAAAAAATTATACAGGCATACTGAAAAATGCGTTATTAGTTTTATTGATACATATTCGTTCCTTAATGAAAATTTTAGGCAAAATAATATTCATGAATTGCCCAATGACGAAATGGATAATTTGGCGGATAAATTTGCAACTATATCAAAAAAATATAATTTGCAACTTTCCGCCTGCTGCGAAAAAATCAATTTGGATAAATATGGAATATCCCATAACAAATGTATAGACGATGATTTGATTGAACGGTTATTCAATGTGAATGTAAAATCAAAAAAAGATCCTTCCCAGCGTAAGGAGTGCGGATGCTGCGTCAGCAGGGACATTGGCGCTTATAATACCTGTTTGCATGATTGTATTTATTGTTATGCAAAACGCGGAATTGAATTATTGCATCATGATCCGCATTCCCCTTTGCTTTGCGATATTGTCAATGGAACGGAGAAAATCAATCAGCTGGAATTGAATCCAGTTGAAAAAATTCGGCATGAGGTTTATCCTGTTAGGACTTAA
- a CDS encoding Lsa36 family surface (lipo)protein, which produces MIIKRIRVLTIISVFLALAGASGGFALEVTGIAPQFGGGDVVWNSDFSSAWDSVLNDINDEIGDIDSKPEKLIKAWGDASIFASQGATQRGYGEPKLFTFTVGSMVGIKTGTSLSNIRNYIDSVGDKIEDEGDIVLGANIQAISGQFNFNTSRFLLNGLDLGIRFGYFKMNHFSDDFGLNTWSFGLVGGYQMLKEKTIVPVVLKWRGLSLGTGFIYQHSNIYYSVALDSINQDIEGVYSGTIINIEPKLVFDMTTNTFTIPLELTTAIQLLSFLNITLGLGADLGFGKNKMTLDLSGDINLRNLPTGISQTRSGNVTVSGGGTMAPSFFNPKIMTGIGFKIGPVILDVPVSLYLMGGDGFSVGVTFGVIL; this is translated from the coding sequence ATGATTATTAAGCGTATAAGGGTTTTGACAATAATTTCAGTTTTTTTGGCTCTTGCAGGGGCATCAGGGGGTTTTGCCCTTGAGGTCACTGGCATAGCGCCGCAGTTTGGCGGGGGCGACGTTGTATGGAATTCTGATTTTAGCAGTGCCTGGGATAGCGTATTAAATGATATTAATGATGAAATCGGGGATATAGACTCCAAGCCCGAAAAACTGATAAAAGCATGGGGGGATGCCTCCATATTTGCCAGCCAAGGGGCTACCCAGCGGGGTTATGGAGAGCCTAAGCTTTTTACTTTTACTGTAGGGTCCATGGTAGGCATCAAGACAGGAACGAGCCTTAGCAATATAAGGAATTATATTGATTCTGTTGGCGACAAGATAGAGGATGAAGGGGATATTGTCTTAGGCGCCAATATCCAGGCTATAAGCGGGCAGTTTAATTTTAATACATCACGCTTCCTGTTGAATGGCCTGGATCTTGGGATACGGTTCGGTTATTTTAAAATGAATCATTTTAGTGACGATTTTGGTTTGAACACCTGGTCTTTCGGGCTTGTGGGCGGCTATCAGATGCTAAAAGAAAAAACCATTGTTCCGGTGGTGCTTAAGTGGCGGGGCCTTTCCCTGGGTACGGGATTTATATATCAACATTCCAATATATATTATTCCGTAGCTTTGGACTCTATCAATCAGGATATAGAAGGGGTTTACTCCGGAACAATCATCAACATTGAGCCAAAACTTGTCTTTGATATGACCACAAATACCTTTACCATACCCCTGGAGCTTACTACCGCCATCCAATTGCTTTCGTTCCTGAATATCACTCTGGGACTGGGGGCGGATCTTGGCTTTGGGAAAAACAAAATGACCCTCGACTTAAGCGGCGATATTAATTTGAGAAATCTGCCCACCGGTATTTCCCAGACAAGGTCCGGAAATGTCACTGTCTCCGGGGGCGGGACTATGGCGCCATCTTTTTTCAACCCAAAGATTATGACGGGCATAGGGTTTAAGATAGGGCCGGTTATTCTTGATGTTCCTGTCAGTCTGTATCTTATGGGCGGGGACGGCTTTAGCGTGGGAGTGACCTTTGGGGTAATTTTATAA
- a CDS encoding DUF2318 domain-containing protein, whose amino-acid sequence MKSAKVLVLAAILSMLAVFELTAQAAALNVVKPAIADKDLVIPLSDISENAVFYPVDIDGTRLEVLVVKAPDGTIRTAFNTCQVCYGSGRGFYKQQGTVLVCQNCGNRFRMSQVEQKSGGCNPVPILAANKTVSDTSITIPKEYLIQAKAIFARWRRS is encoded by the coding sequence ATGAAAAGCGCAAAAGTATTAGTGTTAGCAGCAATACTGTCAATGCTCGCAGTATTTGAATTAACTGCCCAGGCTGCGGCCCTCAATGTGGTAAAGCCTGCAATCGCGGACAAGGATCTTGTAATACCCCTGTCGGATATTTCAGAAAACGCCGTGTTCTACCCTGTGGATATAGACGGAACCCGCCTCGAAGTATTGGTGGTAAAAGCCCCTGACGGCACTATCAGGACCGCATTCAACACCTGCCAGGTATGCTATGGTTCGGGCAGGGGTTTTTATAAACAGCAGGGTACGGTCCTGGTCTGCCAGAACTGCGGCAACCGCTTCAGGATGAGCCAGGTGGAACAAAAATCCGGCGGCTGCAACCCGGTTCCCATACTCGCCGCAAATAAAACAGTAAGCGACACAAGCATCACCATTCCCAAAGAATATTTAATACAGGCAAAAGCTATTTTTGCCCGGTGGAGGCGCAGCTAG
- the gnd gene encoding decarboxylating NADP(+)-dependent phosphogluconate dehydrogenase codes for MSNADIGLIGLAVMGENLVLNMESKGFSVAVFNRTVSKVDDFVKGRGAGKKISGCHSMEEFASALSKPRKAMIMVKAGQAVDDTIEQLLEAFEPGDIIIDGGNSNYQDTIRRTAYVESKGLLYIGTGVSGGEEGALTGPSIMPGGSKAAWPFVKPILQAISAKADGNIPCCDWVGENGAGHFVKMVHNGIEYGDMQLICETYDIMKNLLGLSYEEMGNVFEEWNKAELNSYLVEITRDILRFKDEDGKALAEKILDTAGQKGTGKWTGIAALEFGVPLTLIGEAVFARCLSAAKDERVRASKIFASPGKTIPADKKAFIDDIRKALYAAKVVSYAQGYLLMREAAKEYKWNLNYGGIALMWRGGCIIRSAFLGKIKEAFDKKPDLENLLLDPFFSKAIGEAQASWRRVAAAAISNGISAPALTAALSYFDGYRSERLPANLLQAQRDYFGAHTYERTDKKRGEFFHTNWTGHGGNTSASTYTV; via the coding sequence ATGAGCAATGCAGACATCGGCCTCATCGGCCTCGCAGTTATGGGCGAGAACCTTGTTCTCAACATGGAGAGCAAGGGTTTCTCCGTGGCGGTCTTTAACCGCACTGTATCCAAGGTGGACGACTTTGTAAAAGGCCGGGGGGCCGGAAAAAAAATCTCCGGCTGCCACAGCATGGAGGAGTTTGCCTCTGCCTTGAGCAAGCCCCGCAAGGCCATGATCATGGTCAAGGCAGGCCAAGCCGTTGACGATACCATTGAACAGCTCCTTGAAGCTTTTGAACCCGGAGACATCATCATCGACGGGGGTAACTCCAATTACCAGGACACCATTAGGCGCACTGCCTATGTGGAATCCAAAGGCCTCCTTTACATAGGCACCGGCGTTTCAGGCGGTGAAGAAGGCGCTCTCACCGGCCCCTCCATCATGCCCGGCGGATCAAAAGCCGCATGGCCTTTCGTAAAACCAATACTGCAGGCAATTTCCGCCAAGGCCGACGGGAACATCCCCTGCTGCGATTGGGTAGGCGAAAACGGCGCAGGCCATTTTGTCAAAATGGTTCACAACGGTATCGAGTACGGCGATATGCAGTTAATCTGCGAAACCTATGATATCATGAAAAATCTTTTGGGCCTCTCCTATGAAGAAATGGGAAATGTATTTGAAGAATGGAACAAAGCCGAGCTGAACAGCTACCTCGTCGAAATCACCAGGGATATTCTGCGCTTCAAGGATGAGGACGGCAAAGCCCTGGCAGAAAAGATACTGGACACCGCAGGCCAGAAAGGCACCGGGAAATGGACTGGCATCGCGGCTCTGGAATTCGGCGTACCCCTCACCCTCATCGGGGAAGCGGTTTTTGCCCGCTGCCTTTCAGCAGCCAAAGACGAGCGTGTCCGGGCCTCCAAAATATTTGCAAGTCCCGGCAAAACCATTCCTGCTGACAAGAAAGCTTTTATCGACGACATCAGAAAAGCCCTCTACGCTGCCAAAGTGGTTTCCTATGCCCAGGGTTATCTCCTCATGCGTGAAGCTGCCAAAGAATACAAGTGGAATTTGAATTACGGCGGCATAGCCCTTATGTGGAGGGGCGGGTGCATTATTCGCTCCGCCTTTCTTGGAAAAATAAAAGAAGCCTTTGATAAAAAGCCGGATCTCGAAAACCTTCTCCTTGATCCTTTTTTCTCCAAAGCGATCGGCGAAGCCCAGGCGTCATGGCGCAGGGTTGCCGCAGCCGCTATTTCAAACGGCATAAGCGCGCCCGCCCTTACGGCAGCCCTCTCCTACTTTGACGGTTACCGCAGCGAGCGCCTCCCTGCCAATTTGCTGCAGGCCCAGCGGGATTATTTCGGCGCCCACACTTACGAGAGGACAGATAAAAAGCGGGGGGAATTCTTCCACACCAACTGGACAGGACATGGGGGGAATACGAGCGCAAGCACGTATACGGTGTAG
- a CDS encoding sugar kinase — protein MPSLIIPPAAGTAHDLLALGALVTRLDPGIIPFKEADAYSLHVSGGEYNVAANLSTCFGMRTAVASAMVDNPIGARIETAVRKAGVSPYYERFEFDGVRGPNMAIVWSDRGQGVRAPVVFYNRSNEAAQRLKPGSFDWDALFGKPGNSRIRWFHSGGIFAALSPTTSELVIEAMQAAKKAGAVVSFDLNYRAKLWAVAAAEQGLSASRASEGAAKTLRKIASYVDVLVGNEEDLQKGLGLKGQDVEAKGKLDPSAFFGMMESVAKDFPNIKAVATTLREVHSTNRHSWSAVLWLDGKTYQAPTCELDVYDRVGGGDGFASGLFYGLLSGKNPEEALRLGWAHGAMITTTPGDTSMVSLDQVEAFAKGGSARIQR, from the coding sequence ATGCCGTCATTAATTATACCCCCCGCAGCGGGAACAGCCCACGACTTGCTGGCCCTGGGGGCTTTGGTAACCCGCCTTGATCCCGGGATCATTCCTTTTAAAGAAGCTGACGCGTATTCCCTCCATGTTTCGGGAGGGGAATACAATGTGGCGGCCAACCTTTCAACCTGTTTCGGCATGAGGACTGCGGTGGCTTCTGCCATGGTGGACAACCCCATAGGCGCAAGGATCGAGACCGCAGTGCGAAAGGCAGGGGTTAGCCCCTATTACGAGCGTTTTGAATTCGACGGGGTGAGGGGCCCCAATATGGCTATAGTATGGAGCGACAGGGGCCAGGGCGTAAGGGCGCCGGTTGTCTTCTACAACCGCTCAAACGAGGCCGCCCAGAGGCTCAAGCCCGGCAGTTTTGACTGGGATGCCCTGTTCGGCAAACCGGGAAACAGCCGCATACGCTGGTTTCATTCGGGCGGCATCTTCGCAGCCCTTTCGCCCACCACTTCTGAATTGGTCATCGAGGCCATGCAGGCCGCGAAAAAAGCCGGGGCTGTTGTTTCTTTTGACCTCAACTACCGGGCAAAGCTTTGGGCAGTGGCTGCGGCAGAACAGGGGCTTTCAGCCAGCCGGGCCAGCGAAGGGGCTGCCAAGACCCTGCGCAAAATCGCAAGCTATGTGGATGTGCTTGTAGGCAACGAGGAAGATCTCCAGAAGGGCCTGGGGCTCAAAGGCCAGGATGTAGAGGCAAAAGGCAAACTCGACCCCTCGGCTTTCTTCGGCATGATGGAATCGGTTGCCAAAGACTTCCCCAACATCAAGGCGGTAGCGACCACCTTGCGGGAGGTCCATTCAACGAACCGCCACTCATGGTCGGCGGTGCTCTGGCTGGATGGCAAGACCTATCAGGCGCCCACCTGTGAACTGGACGTTTACGATCGCGTAGGCGGAGGCGATGGTTTTGCCTCGGGCCTCTTCTACGGCCTCCTCTCGGGCAAAAACCCCGAAGAAGCCCTGAGGCTGGGCTGGGCGCATGGCGCCATGATTACCACCACCCCCGGGGATACTTCCATGGTCAGCCTGGATCAAGTCGAGGCTTTTGCAAAGGGCGGCTCGGCGAGGATACAACGTTAG